The segment CTCTATCTCAGCCACGGCGCGCCGCCGCTCTTCGACGACGGCCCCTGGCTGCGGGAACTCTTCGACTGGGCGCAGTCCATGCCGAAACCGGCGGGCATCCTGATCGTCTCGGCGCACTGGGAGACCGCGCCGCTGGCGCTCTCCGCGCCGGCCGCGCACACCCCGCTCGTCTACGACTTCGGCGGCTTCCACCCGCGCTACTACGCGATGCGGTACGCGACTCCGGACGCCTCGGCGCTCGCCCGCCGGATCGCCGGGATGATGGGCGAACCGGTTCATCAGCACGCCAGCCGCGGCCTCGACCACGGGGCCTGGGTGCCGCTGATGGCCATGTACCCGCTGGCCGACGTGCCGGTGCTGCAGCTCAGCATGCCGACGCAGGACCCGGCCCGGCTGCTCGCCATCGGCGAGCGGCTGCGGGAGCTGCGTGCCGAGGGTGTGCTGGTGATCGGGTCCGGCTTCATGGTGCACGGCTTGCCGTTCCTCACCCGCGACATGCTGAGCGGCGCGGTCCCGGCGTGGTCGTCGGAGTTCGACGCGTGGGCGGCCGAAGCGCTGGGCCGTGGTGACGTGGACGAGCTCGCGGCCTACCAGCACCGGGCGCCGGGGATGCCGTTCGCGCACCCGACGCCGGACCACTTCACGCCACTGTTCGTCACGCTGGGCGCCGCCGACCGGCCCGACCGTCCGGTGCGCACCATGATCGAGGGATACATGATCGGGTTCTCCAAGCGGTCGTTCCAGACGTTGCCGTGATTGGGTGGTACCCGTGACGACGAGCTGGCAGGACCTGCCCGCGGAGGCGGTGGACGAGGCGGCCCGGCTGCTGCTCGGCTGGCGGCTCACCGCCAACGGGGTGAGCGTGCGGCTGACCGAGGTCGAGGCTTACAGCGGGCTGGGCGCCGACCCGGCCAGCCACGCGCATCGCGGGGTCACCAACCGCAACGCGGTGATGTTCGGCCCGGCCGGGCGGCTCTACGTCTACCAGATCTACGGCATGCACTTCTGCGCCAACATCGTCTGCGGCGAGTCCGGGAAAGCGGCGGCGGTGCTGCTGCGGGCCGGTGAAGTGGTGGACGGGCTGGCGCTCGCCCGGCAGCGGCGGCCGGCCGCACGGCGCGACAGTGACCTGGCGGCCGGGCCGGCGAAGCTGATGCAGGTGCTGGCGCTGGACAAGGGCGCCAACGACACATCAGTGCTCGACGGCAGCGGTCCGGCGACGCTCACCCCACCCACCGGGCCGGTCGGCACCATCGCGGCCGGGCCACGGGTCGGGGTGACCTCGGCCCACGACGTGCCGTGGCGCTTCTGGATCGCCGGCGACCCGACAGTCAGCGTCTACCGCCGGCACACGCCCCGGGCCCGGCGCCGCCCCTCCAACGGTTAAACCCAAACTCGCCGCCTCACCTCCCCGCCACCGCCGTCTGGCCGCCTCGCTGGCTCGAGCTGCGGCGGGGCTGCGGCTGGCTTGCTGGTTGAGCGGCGCGGCGAAGAGGGTCTCGGGTGGGGCGACAGCCGTAAGGCACAGCCGGGCCCAATATTTCGGACTTTTTGATCATCCGGCTGGGAACTGCGCACCCTTCCTGCCGGCGGAGGCAGCAACAGCTCCCAGCCGGCTCCCGGGAACCGGCCTTGTGGATCACCCGGCTGGGAGTTACGGCTGTCCTGATGATCCACACCCGGTCGAAACGTCGCGCCAAGCGGCTGGCTCTCACGGCTGTTTCCGCAAGCGCGAAACAACACTGAGCGCCAGCCAAGCGGGGCGGCTGGCGCTCACGGCTGCTTCCGGAAGCGGGAAACGACACTGAGCGCCAGCCAAGCAGGGCCGGCTGGCCCTCACGGCTGCTTCCGCAAGCGCGAAACAACACTGGGCGCCAGCCAAGCAGGGCCGGCTGGCCCTCACGGCTGCTTCCGCAAGCGCGAAACGACAGTGAGCGCCAGCTGAGCGGGGCGGCTGGCGCTCGCGGCTGGTTCCGGGAGCGGGGACGACGGTGAGGGTCAGCCGGTGGACGGGGCTAGTCGGCCAAGTTCAGGGGGAAGACGACGGTGAAGCGTTCGAAGAGGATCTCCTCGGAGTGCTCGTCCCACGGGCGGCCGAGAGTGGCGCAGCGCCGTTGCCAGTAGTGGCGGTGGTTGGCCATCCAGCTTTCGCGCGTGCGGTCGTCCTCCCCTTCGGCGTGGGCGAAGGACTCCTCGACGCTGTGGAAGGCGCCGATCCGCAGTTCGGTGGTGCGCAGCACGAGCCGGGGCGCGCCGGTGCTGTCGCAGACGATCCAGTGGCAGCCGATTCGCGGCAGCGGGTTGGACTCCGTGTCGAAGTCGGCCATCAGCGAGGACGTGGCCCGCTTGGCGCCGGCGGCCACCAGCTCCAGCAACTCGTCGGCGAGCTCGGCGGAGTCGCCGAACCGCTCGACTGTGTAGTCCGGGGCGACGCGGACCGCGTCGGGGCGGGCGGCCGCGTACGACGCCCAGAACTGCGCGGCGGCGGCGGTGTCGACCGGGGCCGGGGTGGTACGCGTTGACATGGCCGCCATCCTGGCATGGTTTCGACAGCGACCCGGCGGGTAGCCGCGCCGGATGACCCCGAACGCCAGTGTGACCTTCGTCGGTAACGCCACGACGCTGCTGCGGCTGGGCACCTTCACGCTGCTCACCGATCCGGCCTTCAGCCCGGCCGGCAGCCGGGTCTACCTCGGCTACGGCGCGTGGACGCGCAGGCTTCGGGATCCGGCGAAGACGTACGAGGAGCTGCCGACCCCCGATGCCGTCCTGTTGTCACACCTGCACGGCGATCACTTCGACCGCACCGCCCGGCGGCTGCTGCCCCGCGATCTGCCGATCGTCACCACTACGCAGGCACAGCGGCGGTTGCGCAAACGGCACTACTCGGCCGTACAGGGTCTGCCCACCTGGGAGGCCGAGGAGTGGCGCCGCGACGGGCAGACGTTGCGGGTGACCGCGCTGCCCGGCCGGCACGGTCCGGGCCTGGTCGACCATCTGCTGCCGGACGTGATGGGCTCGCTGATCGACTGGGAGGTGGACGGCGAGCGGCGGCTGCGGCTCTACATCACCGGTGACACGCTGTACCGGCCGTTCCTCGGCGAGATCCGGGACCGCTGCGGCGAACCGGACGTGATGCTGATCCATCTGGGCGGCACGAAACTGCTGGGCCTCACCCTGACCATGGACGGCCGGCAGGGCGCCGAGCTGACCGGGCTGATCCGGCCCCGGCTGACCCTGCCGATCCACTACGACGACTACAAGGTGATGAAGTCGCCGCTCAGCGACTACCTCACCGAGTGTCAGGGCCGCTCGCTGACCGGCGTCCAGGCGATCGGCCGCGGGGAGACGCTCACGCTGGCGTGAAGACGCCGAGGCTGCGGGTGGGCCGGGTCAGCGCCACGTAGAGGTCGTTGGCGCCGCGCGGCGACTCGGCCAGGATGCCGGCCGGGTCGACCACCACCACCTCGTCGAACTCCAGGCCCTTCGCCTCGGTCACGGTCAGCAGCACGGCATCCTCCTCCAGGTCGGTGCCGACCGGCAGCAGAGCTGCCAGTTCGTCGCGCCGGCCGGCCGGGGTGAGCACCGCGAGCCGGCCCTCGCGCTCGCGGCCCACCAGCTCGGCGAGCCGGCTGAGCGGGCCGGTCTCCTCCCAGGGTTCGATGCCGGAGTGCCGGACCGGGCGCGGCGGTTCGATCGGCGCGCCGGCCGCGGCCAGCACCCGCCGGGTGTAGGCCAGAATTTCGGCCGGGGTGCGGTAACTCACGGTGAGTTCGGCGAGACGCCAGCGATCTGCGACGTACGGGTGGAGCACCTCACCCCAGCCACCCGGGGCGCCCATCGTGCCGGCTTGGGCGAGGTCGCCGACGATCGTCATCGACCGGCTCGGGCAGCGCCGCATCAGCAGCCGCCAGGCCATCGGGGACAGCTCCTGCGCCTCGTCGACGATCACGTGCCCGTACGCCCACTTCCGGTCCGCCGCAGCCCGTTCCGCCGCCGAGCGCCACTCCCGGTGCTCGTACCGTTCGGCCAGCATGTCGGCCTGCATCACGTCGGCCGCGTTCGGGATCGCCGCTTCGAAGTCGTCCTCCAGCTCGTACGACTTCGAGCCGGCCGTGACGTCGAGGACGCCCTGCGCGTACGCCAGCTCCCGCCGCCACTGCCGGACGGCCCGCTCCCGGGCGGCCCGGTCGTCCTCGCCGAGCAGTTCGGCGGCCTCGTCGAGCAGCGGCACGTCGGCCGGTGTCCACCCGCCGTCCGGTTCGCGCCGCAGCAGCTCGCACTCGTCCGCGCTGAGTTGCGGGACCGCGGCCGGGTCGGCGTACAGGCCGGTGAGCAGCTGCTCCGGGGTGAGCACCGGCCACAGCTCGTCGAGCACCGCCTGGACTGCGGGATCGCCGGCCAGGTCAGCGCGGATATCCGCCAGGTCCGCCTCCTCCAGCACGTTCGACGAGGTCAGCGCGTCGTCCTCGCCGAGCGGATCGTTCCAGAACGGGTCGTAGCCGATCTTGTCGGCGACCTGGGCGGCCAGCTCGTCGAGGACCGCGCGGTCGAAGAGGGGCCGGGCCAGGTTGTGCAGCCGTCCGGACCGGCGGGCCCGCTCCCGGGCCGCGTCCACGGTCGGCGGGTCGAGGCGCAGCACGTGCCGGTCGGCCACGACCTCGATCGTCTCGTCGGGAACGCGCTGTCTGACGCGTACCGCCGCTTGCAGGATCTCCACCATGGCGGCGCGACCCTTCAGCTCGGCGGTGGCCGGCGGCTCCGGCCGCCGGGCCGTCACGCCCGGGAAGAGGTCACCCTGCGTGGCCAGCAGCACGCCGGTCTCGGCCAGCGACGGCAGCACGTGCGAGATGTAGCGCAGGAAGGTGGCGTTCGGGCCGACGATCAGTACGCCGCGCGCGCTGAGCTGCTCACGGTAGGTGTACAGCAGATACGCGGCCCGGTGCAGCGCGACCGCCGTCTTGCCGGTGCCCGGCCCACCCTGGACGACCAGCACGCCGCCGAGGTCGGAGCGGATCACCCGGTCCTGTTCGGCCTGGATGGTCTCGACGATGTCGCGCATCCGCCCGGTGCGGTTGGCGGTGAGGGCGGCGAGCAGCGCGGCCTCGCCGGTCAGCGGGGTCGTGTCGGTGGCCCGGCCGGCGTCGAGGATCTCGTCGTCGAGCGCGATCACGGACCGGGCCCGGGTACGGATGTGCCGGCGACGGGTCACGCCGTGCGGGGTGACGGCGGTGGCGACGTAGAACGGGCGGGCGGCCGGCGCCCGCCAGTCGACCAGCAGCTGACGGTCGGTGTCGGTGAGCCCGATCCGGCCGATCCGCAGTGGTTCGTCGTCGTGCCGGTCCAGGCGGCCGAAGCAGAGCCCGTCCTCGACCGCGGCGAGCTGGGCGAGGCGTTCGGCGTACTGGGCGGTGACCGCATCGCGGTGTGACCGGGCGTGCGGGGTGCCGCCGCCCTCGAGCCGGGCCTGGGCGAGCCGCCGCTCGGTGCGGTCGCGGAGTTCGTCCAGGTGGCGGTACAGGTCGGTGAGGTGGTGCTGCTCCTCGGTGAAATCTGCCGCCGGAACACTTGACAGACTTGACAAGACCCCTCCCAGGGCTTAATCTGATAGTGGGTGTGCAGGCTTTTTTCGAAATCAGACAGGCGCAACTGCCTACGATAGCACCCGAAATCGCCACGCGGCAGCGGGCGGAACACTAGCGTTCCCCCTGATGATCTCGAACCGTGGACTTCTGGGGCTCAGCCTGCTCTGCGGGGTCGCCGTGCTGTGGTCGGCCGGGCTCATCGTGGCCCTCACTCTGGGCGCGCGACCCGTCCACTCCGCGGTCGCCGTCGGCGTCGCCGCCCTGCTCACCGTGCCCGGCTTCGCCGCCGGCATCCTCAACAACCGCCGCGGCTACCGCACCCGGGCGCCCCGCCGGCTGTGGAGTCTCGCCTCCTGGGTGCCGCCGCACGTGCCGCACTGGGCGGCAGTGGTCGCCGCGGTCGTCTTCTTCGGCTTCTGGCTGACGATCGTGCTCGCCTTCGCCGCTCTCGACGGCAGCCCGTCGATCGAGGACGGCCGGTACGTCCTGCAGGACCACGACCGGGTCGTCGAGGTGAGCCGGGCGACCTACGAGCGGCAACTCGACCACGAACAGCAGGTCTCGCTCGCCGTGCTGGGCGCCTTCGCCGTCGGCGGCTGTTTCCTCTGCGCCGCGCGAGCCACCGATCACGAGGAGTGACAGGCGCGGGCGAACCGGCCTACCGTGAGGCGGTGGAGAAGGACTTCGACGAGGTGCTGGCCCGTACCGCCCGGATCGCCACCGACTGGCTGAGCACTCTGGAACAGCGCCCGGTCGGCGAGACCGCGACCCTGGACGAGCTGCGCGAGCGGCTCGGCGGTCCGCTGCCCGCCGGGCCGATGCCGCCGGTGCAGGTCGTGCAGGAATTGGCGGCCGCGACCGAACCGGGGCTGGTGGCGATCCCGTCCGGGCGCTACTTCGGGTTCGTGATCGGCGCGGGACTGCCGGCCGCGGTCGCCGCCGACTGGCTCACCACCGTCTGGGACCAGAACGCCGGGCTGTACGCCTGTGGCCCGGCCGCCGCGGTCGTCGAGGAGGTGGCCGGCGAGTGGCTGCGTGAGCTGTTCGGGTTGCCGGCCGGCTCGTCGTACGCGTTCGTCCCCGGCTGCCAGACCGCCCACCTCACCTGCCTCGCCGCGGCCCGCCACCACGTGCTGCGGCAGGCCGGCTGGAACGTCGAGGAGGGCGGGCTGAACGGCGCTCCGGCGGTCCGGATCGTGGCGAGCACCCGGCGGCACATCACCATCGACCGGGCGCTGCGCCTGCTCGGCTTCGGCACCGCCGGGCTGACCGTGGTGCCCGCCGACGACGCCGGCCGGATGGACGTCGCCGCGCTGCGGGCCGTGCTCGCCGGTCCCCCGCAGCCGACCATCGTCTGCGCGCAGGCCGGCGAGGTGAACACCGGCGCCTTCGACGACCTGGACGCGATCGCCGACGCCTGCGCGCCGGCCGGGGCCTGGCTGCACGTGGACGGCGCGTTCGGGCTGTGGGTGCTGGCCAGCCCGGCGCTGCGGCACCTGGCGGCCGGGGCGCACCGGGCCGACTCGTGGGCGTTCGACGCGCACAAGTGGCTCAACGTGCCGTACGACAGCGGCATCGCCTTCTGCGCCCACCCGGAACCGCACCGGGCGGCGCTCAGCACCACCGCCGACTACCTGGTGCAGGGCGGCGACGGCTCCCCGCGCGACGCCATCGACTGGACTCCCGGGTTCTCCCGCCGGGCCTGCGGCTTCCCGGTCTACGCGGCGCTGCGCTCGCTCGGCCGCCAGGGCGTCGCGGACCTGGTGGACCGCTGTTGCGCGCTCGCTCGCCGGTTCGCCGACGGCCTGGCCACGGTGCCGGGCAGCCAGGTCGTCGGCGAGGTGGTGGTCAATCAGGTGCTGTTCCGCTTCGCCGACGACGAGACCACCACGCGGGTGCTGCGCGCGGTGGTGGACAGCGGCGAGGCCTGGCTCAGCGGCACCGCGGTGGGCGGGCGGCGCGCCATCCGGCTCTCGGTGAGCAACTGGCGCACCAGCGGGGAGGACATCGAGCGTACGCTCGCCGCGTTCCGGGCCGCGGCGAGCTGACCGGAGTGGATTCGGGCCGCGGCGAGCTGACCGGAGTGAGGCCGGGCCGCGGTCAGCTGAGCGGAGTGAGGCCGGGCCGCGGTCAGCTGAGCGGGTCCGAGGTCTCCCGGCGCAGCTTGGCCGAGCCGCGGCCGACCGACCAGCCCTGCGCCCAGCGGGCCGTGGAGTCCCGCTTGGTGCGGTCGGCCAGGTGGTACCAGTCCATCCGGCAGCGCGACCGGGTCACCTCGAGCACCCCGAAGCCGTGCCCGTCGGTCTCCACCCAGCGCACGTGCGGGTTGGTCGCCCGGATCAGCGAGCCGGCCAGCACGCTCAGCGGCCCGCCGGCCCGGGTCTTCAGGAAGTCGTTGAGGTTGTCGCTGGTCACCGACGGCACCACGAACTCCGCGGCGGCCGGCCGGGACGGGCCGGTGTCCTTCGTGGTCAGCTCGTTCGCCCACGACGTGTGGATGTCGCCGGTCAGGAAGACGACGTCCTGGGTGCCGTGGGCGCGCAACGTGTCGACCAGGCGCTCGCGGTCGGCGTTGTAGCCGTCCCACTGGTCGACGTTGAGCACCACCCCGTTCTGCGGGACGCCGATCAGCTTGGCCAGCGGCGGCACCAGCCAGGCCGGCAGCGTGCCGACGTCGAGCCGGGAGATCATCACCGGGTTGCCGACCAGCTTCCAGATCGCGGTCGAGGAGGTCAGGCCCTCGGTGAGCCAGGACATCTGGGCCGCTCCGGCGATCGTCCGGTCCGGGTCGTCGGCCGCGGTGCCGCCCTCCTGCTCCGAACGGTACGTCCGCAGGTCCAGCATCGACAGCTCGAACAGATCGCCGTAGCGCAGACGCCGGTAGATGTGACCGGCACCGGCGAGCCGGACCGGCATCCACTCCGCGTACGCCTGCCGGGAGGCCGCCACCCGGGCGCGGAAGTCGCCCTCGCTGCCCGGGGTGTGGTTCTCCGCGCCGTCGCTCCACATGTCGTTGGCGACCTCGTGATCGTCCCACGTGATGATCCACGGCACCGAGGCGTGCAGGGCCCGCAGGTCCGGGTCGGTCTTGTACTGCGCGTGCCGGATCCGGTAGTCGGCCAGGCTCAGCGTCTCGTGCGCCGGCTCGGTACGCCGGACCACGCTGCCGCCCGCGGTGAAGGCGCCGGTGCCGTACTCGTAGAGGTAGTCGCCGAGGTGCACGACCAGGTTGAGATCGCCGCGCTCGGCCAGGTGCCGGTAGGCCGCGAAGTGCCCGGCCTCCCAGTTGGCGCAGCTCACCACGCCGGCGCGGAGCCGGGCGACGGCGTCGGCGGCGGCCGGGGCGGTCATCGTGCGGCCGGTCGGCGACCAGGTCCCGGCGTAGCCGAAGCGGTACCAGTACGTGGTGGCCGGCGCCAGCCCGTCGACGTCGATCTTGACGGTGTGGTCGCGCTCCGGGCCGGTGGCGAACGTGCCCGCGGCGGCCACGGCGGTGAACCCGGCGTCGGTGGCGATCTGCCAGTCGACGCTGACCTGCGGGCCCACACCGGAGCCGGGCAACGACTCGGGCGTCGGGGTGACCCGGGTCCACAGCAGGATGCCGCCGGGCAGGGGGTCACCCGAGGCGACACCGTGCCGGAAGACGCCCTCAGCCGCGGTGGCGGCCCCGGGAAGGGCGGTCGTCGCGACTGCGCCGGCCCCGGCGGTCAGCCCGGCCAGCAGAACGGTACGGCGATCGAGGAGAGTCATGCGTCTCTATGTATCAGCGCACCCACCGGTCCCGGCCTCGGTCAGACGGATATTCGACCGACGTTCATCGAAGTTGTCACGGCTGGACCTGCCGGATCCAGCCGAGGATCCGGTCGTGCAGATCGGACGGCACCGGGACGGAGCGCACGACGTGGTCGTTGAGCGCCTCGAACAGCACGGCGCTGAGGTAGGCGGTGAGGGCGATCTCCGCCGGGTCGAACTGCTCGACAAGGTCGGCCCGGGCCCGTGCGCACGGCCACGGCCGCCCGCACCGCCGGCAGTCCCACGACGGCCGGGCGTAACGGTGTTCGGTACGCAACTGGAGCATTACCCCAGCGTGAGTGGCCTTGCGTCCAGAATGCAAGGCTTGCAAATTCACATCCCGCAAAGCCCGGCGAAGCCCTGGTGTTCGGCACTTCCCGCGGGCAGACTGACCGAGATCCGACGGGGGGAGGACGCGCGTTGGCACCACGCAAGGCACCGAGCATCCGGCAACGGCGCCTGGCCGGGGAGCTCAAGCGGCTCCGGGTCGCCGCGCACCTGAAACAGGAGCACGTCGCCGAGCGCACCGGGCTGGACGCCTCCTCGATCTACCGGATCGAAAGGGCGATGAACAAACCCCAGCGGCGTACGGTCCTCACGCTGCTGGACCTCTACGGGGTGACCGACCCCGACCGGCGGGCCACCCTGCTGGACTGGCTGAAGGAGCCGGGAGACGGTCAACCGCTCTGGTTCCACCGCTACGAGGTGTACCTGCCGGACGTGATGATGCTCTTCGTCAAGCTCGAGGCCGAGGCCGAGAGCCTGCGGGTCTACGAGTCGATGCTGGTGCCCGGCCTGCTGCAGACCGAGGAGTACGCGCGGGCGATCACCCGGTCGGTGAGCGGCTGGCCGCCCGAGGAGATCGAGCGCCGCGTGCAGGTCCGCCTGCACCGCCAGGACGTCCTGCACCGGTCCGCGCCGATGCGGTTCCGCGCGGTCCTCGACGAGGCCGCGATCCGGCGGGTGGTCGGTGGGCCGGCGGTGATGCGGGCCCAGCTGGAGCACCTGGCGACGGCCTCCCGGGAGCCGGGCATCACCGTGCAGGTCATGCCGTTCAGCACCGGGGAGTACCCGGCCATGATCGGCAACTTCGTGCTGATGGATTTCGCGACGCCGTTCGACCGGCCGGTCGTCTACCTGGAGAGCAGCGCCGGCGACGCGTTCATCGAGAACGAGCAGGACGTCGCCCGGTACGCCGAGTTCTTCGACGCGATCAGCGCGCGGGCCCTGCGGCCGGCCGCCTCCCGGACCCTGATCGAGGAAGCCGCCCGTGCCCTCGGCTGAGATCCGGCTCTGGTCGGTCGTCGCCGAGCCCGAGGCCCTCGCGGCGGCCGGCCCCGGGGCGGAGCTGCACCACGGGCCGGACGTCGTGCTGGCAGTCGGGCCGGACACCCTCGTCGTGGTGGCCGAGGGCGCGGTGCGTACCGCTGAGGATCTTGCTTTGGCCGGGCCCTTCCCGGCCCGGATCGCCGGCCTGCTGGCCGGCGCCAAACCGCCCACCCTGCTCGCCTTCGCCCGCCTCGCCGAAGGCTGTCTCGCGCTGGGCGCCGCCCGCGCGGTGCGCCTCGGCCGCCGCCGCGGCGCCCTGCAGGACCTCGGGCTGGTCCTGGACGCGCCGCTCCCCTACGACCTGCTGGACCGGGTACGCCCCACCGGCCCACCCCCGGACCAGCCGGACCTGGACTGGCTCGACCTGCTGCCGGCCGACCCGGCCACCGCGCTGGAACAGTTCATCACCGGCTGGTACGCCGACGTCCCACCCGTGCTCGGCACACCGGAACCGCCCGCCGGGCAACCCGGACCGCTGCGGGCCTTCCACCGGCTCGCCGCCGGCCGCCCCGAGGTGTACGGCACCGCCCTGCACATCTTCCCGGAACCGGCGCCCACCGGCTTCGGGCGTGATGGCGACGGCGTCTTCACACTCTCCACCGGGCGCAGCTCGCAGGACGATCCGCCGGTCTACTACCAGGGGCTCAGTGACCAGCCGCTGCGCGAACGCGAGCGGCTCAGCGCGTACCTGATGATGGTTGCCCTGGCCGGCGCCGCGATGGATGCCTCGCCCGGCGGCATGGCCTTCGTCGACCGCCCCCAGGCCAAGCGGATCATCGCCCCGCTGCGGCGGGTCCCGCTGCGGCCGATGCGCTGGCCGTGCGCGCGGTCCCGGTTCTACGCCGGCCCGGGCATCGTGGTGCTCGTCGGCGCCGACAACACCGACTGGTACGAGGTGTACATCGGCGCCCGGCACCGCTCGCTGCTGCGCCGGTTCCGCAAGCTGGGCCTGGACTGGGAGCGCTTCGACGGCTGAAAAGCATCATGCGGCCATGGCCGGCGACCGATCTAGGGGCATGACGTGGGCACCGACCTGGCTTCGCAGCATGGCGCCGCCGCGGCAACTCGGCGCCCGGATCCGCTGGCTGTTCCTCATCCTGATCCTGTTCAACCTGATCATCACCGTCCCGCGGGCGCTCGGCAGCGACCTCGCGCCGCTGACCTGGCGGATCGCCGCGGTGGCCGCGGTGGCCGTGCTCGGCTGCTGGTTCCTGCGCGGCTATCGGCGCGGTGGCTTCCCGGTCGCGGCTGCCCCGCTCGAAGGCGTAGCCCTCGGCGTGATCGGGTACGGCTCGCACGACTGGCTGATCACTCTCGGCCTGCTCTTCGTCACCGTGTCGTTCCGCGGTCTCTACGGCTCCTGGAAGCACGCGCTGGTGCTGACCGTCTCGCTGTTCGCCGGGTCGTCCGCCGCGATCGCGCTCACCCAACCCCACCTGATCGGCACGTTCCTGCAGCAGACCGCCGGGGTCGTTCCGCTGGCGCTGTTCACCGCGGCGGTCGCCGAGAGCACCCGCCGGCAGGAGCAGGCCGCCGCCCGGGAGCGGGTCTTCGCCCGGCTCGGCTCGACGCTGGTGACCACGTCCCACCGGGACACCATCTGCCGGCACTCGGTCGAGGCGGCGCGGGAGCTGCTCGGCGGGCTGCCGGGCGGATGGGCCGCGATCGCCCTGAAGACCCCGCAAGGGGAACGCGTCGGCGTCGGCGCCGGGCCGGTTCCGCCGGACCTGATCGGTTCGGCGCCGGGTTCGCAGCCGTTG is part of the Actinoplanes sp. NBC_00393 genome and harbors:
- a CDS encoding MBL fold metallo-hydrolase, producing MTPNASVTFVGNATTLLRLGTFTLLTDPAFSPAGSRVYLGYGAWTRRLRDPAKTYEELPTPDAVLLSHLHGDHFDRTARRLLPRDLPIVTTTQAQRRLRKRHYSAVQGLPTWEAEEWRRDGQTLRVTALPGRHGPGLVDHLLPDVMGSLIDWEVDGERRLRLYITGDTLYRPFLGEIRDRCGEPDVMLIHLGGTKLLGLTLTMDGRQGAELTGLIRPRLTLPIHYDDYKVMKSPLSDYLTECQGRSLTGVQAIGRGETLTLA
- a CDS encoding alkaline phosphatase D family protein, which encodes MTLLDRRTVLLAGLTAGAGAVATTALPGAATAAEGVFRHGVASGDPLPGGILLWTRVTPTPESLPGSGVGPQVSVDWQIATDAGFTAVAAAGTFATGPERDHTVKIDVDGLAPATTYWYRFGYAGTWSPTGRTMTAPAAADAVARLRAGVVSCANWEAGHFAAYRHLAERGDLNLVVHLGDYLYEYGTGAFTAGGSVVRRTEPAHETLSLADYRIRHAQYKTDPDLRALHASVPWIITWDDHEVANDMWSDGAENHTPGSEGDFRARVAASRQAYAEWMPVRLAGAGHIYRRLRYGDLFELSMLDLRTYRSEQEGGTAADDPDRTIAGAAQMSWLTEGLTSSTAIWKLVGNPVMISRLDVGTLPAWLVPPLAKLIGVPQNGVVLNVDQWDGYNADRERLVDTLRAHGTQDVVFLTGDIHTSWANELTTKDTGPSRPAAAEFVVPSVTSDNLNDFLKTRAGGPLSVLAGSLIRATNPHVRWVETDGHGFGVLEVTRSRCRMDWYHLADRTKRDSTARWAQGWSVGRGSAKLRRETSDPLS
- a CDS encoding dioxygenase family protein: MSPILDPVVPAGAYDRFLIEALPRARAQRAWNAADGPLPALYLSHGAPPLFDDGPWLRELFDWAQSMPKPAGILIVSAHWETAPLALSAPAAHTPLVYDFGGFHPRYYAMRYATPDASALARRIAGMMGEPVHQHASRGLDHGAWVPLMAMYPLADVPVLQLSMPTQDPARLLAIGERLRELRAEGVLVIGSGFMVHGLPFLTRDMLSGAVPAWSSEFDAWAAEALGRGDVDELAAYQHRAPGMPFAHPTPDHFTPLFVTLGAADRPDRPVRTMIEGYMIGFSKRSFQTLP
- a CDS encoding HelD family protein, translating into MSSLSSVPAADFTEEQHHLTDLYRHLDELRDRTERRLAQARLEGGGTPHARSHRDAVTAQYAERLAQLAAVEDGLCFGRLDRHDDEPLRIGRIGLTDTDRQLLVDWRAPAARPFYVATAVTPHGVTRRRHIRTRARSVIALDDEILDAGRATDTTPLTGEAALLAALTANRTGRMRDIVETIQAEQDRVIRSDLGGVLVVQGGPGTGKTAVALHRAAYLLYTYREQLSARGVLIVGPNATFLRYISHVLPSLAETGVLLATQGDLFPGVTARRPEPPATAELKGRAAMVEILQAAVRVRQRVPDETIEVVADRHVLRLDPPTVDAARERARRSGRLHNLARPLFDRAVLDELAAQVADKIGYDPFWNDPLGEDDALTSSNVLEEADLADIRADLAGDPAVQAVLDELWPVLTPEQLLTGLYADPAAVPQLSADECELLRREPDGGWTPADVPLLDEAAELLGEDDRAARERAVRQWRRELAYAQGVLDVTAGSKSYELEDDFEAAIPNAADVMQADMLAERYEHREWRSAAERAAADRKWAYGHVIVDEAQELSPMAWRLLMRRCPSRSMTIVGDLAQAGTMGAPGGWGEVLHPYVADRWRLAELTVSYRTPAEILAYTRRVLAAAGAPIEPPRPVRHSGIEPWEETGPLSRLAELVGREREGRLAVLTPAGRRDELAALLPVGTDLEEDAVLLTVTEAKGLEFDEVVVVDPAGILAESPRGANDLYVALTRPTRSLGVFTPA
- a CDS encoding ASCH domain-containing protein, giving the protein MSTRTTPAPVDTAAAAQFWASYAAARPDAVRVAPDYTVERFGDSAELADELLELVAAGAKRATSSLMADFDTESNPLPRIGCHWIVCDSTGAPRLVLRTTELRIGAFHSVEESFAHAEGEDDRTRESWMANHRHYWQRRCATLGRPWDEHSEEILFERFTVVFPLNLAD
- a CDS encoding helix-turn-helix domain-containing protein, whose product is MAPRKAPSIRQRRLAGELKRLRVAAHLKQEHVAERTGLDASSIYRIERAMNKPQRRTVLTLLDLYGVTDPDRRATLLDWLKEPGDGQPLWFHRYEVYLPDVMMLFVKLEAEAESLRVYESMLVPGLLQTEEYARAITRSVSGWPPEEIERRVQVRLHRQDVLHRSAPMRFRAVLDEAAIRRVVGGPAVMRAQLEHLATASREPGITVQVMPFSTGEYPAMIGNFVLMDFATPFDRPVVYLESSAGDAFIENEQDVARYAEFFDAISARALRPAASRTLIEEAARALG
- a CDS encoding DNA-3-methyladenine glycosylase is translated as MTTSWQDLPAEAVDEAARLLLGWRLTANGVSVRLTEVEAYSGLGADPASHAHRGVTNRNAVMFGPAGRLYVYQIYGMHFCANIVCGESGKAAAVLLRAGEVVDGLALARQRRPAARRDSDLAAGPAKLMQVLALDKGANDTSVLDGSGPATLTPPTGPVGTIAAGPRVGVTSAHDVPWRFWIAGDPTVSVYRRHTPRARRRPSNG
- a CDS encoding pyridoxal phosphate-dependent decarboxylase family protein, with the protein product MEKDFDEVLARTARIATDWLSTLEQRPVGETATLDELRERLGGPLPAGPMPPVQVVQELAAATEPGLVAIPSGRYFGFVIGAGLPAAVAADWLTTVWDQNAGLYACGPAAAVVEEVAGEWLRELFGLPAGSSYAFVPGCQTAHLTCLAAARHHVLRQAGWNVEEGGLNGAPAVRIVASTRRHITIDRALRLLGFGTAGLTVVPADDAGRMDVAALRAVLAGPPQPTIVCAQAGEVNTGAFDDLDAIADACAPAGAWLHVDGAFGLWVLASPALRHLAAGAHRADSWAFDAHKWLNVPYDSGIAFCAHPEPHRAALSTTADYLVQGGDGSPRDAIDWTPGFSRRACGFPVYAALRSLGRQGVADLVDRCCALARRFADGLATVPGSQVVGEVVVNQVLFRFADDETTTRVLRAVVDSGEAWLSGTAVGGRRAIRLSVSNWRTSGEDIERTLAAFRAAAS